From the Hoplias malabaricus isolate fHopMal1 chromosome 6, fHopMal1.hap1, whole genome shotgun sequence genome, the window tgcacataacagggttttttgcctttgtgctatgtataaacaaagtatactgtgttacatttatgaaattaatgaacgactgcagagaaaatgaaataacttttctgcatgcaacaaaacatttttaactaaataaacaaaacaaacaaaaatgctgtcctctctatTTTCCGTGCCGTCATCTTTTACTGGCACCATGCAGTCacctgtcaaaaagttcaagaaaccgcacactggcgggtgtcgcacgttggaagttgtgacgtgtattaagagagacaatatattttaaatattaaatattaaaatattttagaagttacaagatcgccataaccttcatagaattacattttgaaaatgaactaaaataaaatacattttaattaaataattaattattttcaaaagctgagccgcatcagagggatcaaagagccgtgGGTTGCTGACCCCtgaactacacgtttagcttccttctgcgaatattatctctttattttcaaagtgtctcaaaaatctgaaatacacacacacacacacacacacacacacatatatttataatatatataaataatggttttgaaactgtatCTAGCACTATAATGGACTAGATCCCCCTCTCAGGACACACCACGTCCCTTAACTGACAGacggtgaatgaatgaatgaatgaatgaatgaatgaatgaatatgtatcaAAAGGCATCTggtgttttttagacaatggcGAGAAATCCAAAAGTAAAAGTATGAAAAGTATGAACTGTGTTGagaatgttgctctattcctgctccatagatgggtaatattaacttatttttgttgttgtagattatttaaggtggaactgattctggatattttggagagagttaactgcatgaaagtaatcaGAGTGAAAGTGCTATAGAACTAGACAACTCGAGTTACagaatgagtttctgtgataattcaaacagtgagtaaaacttacagacaggtacaaacaacagtagttttttcctcaaacataccatgtCTCCCCACAATCGTAAATGGTCCCTTTAAATCGTTAAATAATTCTGTAAGACATGAAACCAGGCACATGCCATTTATCATGTTCTTGATGGcatacagatacagatacaccgCACTAGTAACAGATGGCAATGTGACCTCTATTTGATATGTGACACAAATTTGTGGGGTGTGTCAATATGTCaaagtgttttctctctctcttgtagGTGAAAATGGAGAGTAGCTGAAGTAGAACTGATGTCCATACATAAGGATATAGCTGCTGTTATTTTTCGGTAATGGTAAAATgatccatatatatatagtaaagtatgtttcactaaatttactacaaattacaatttattttatctttacTTATATGAAATATAAGACTGGGATGTATAAAAGAGTGAAACAGGTGGTCAGCTCACCAGGCGAGCAGAGGTGACACACAGACCAGGGGACAGTATGGGCTCCTCTTTGCGGAGTAGAGAATTATTCTGCGGCtgtgagagggtgagggagAAAGAGCGGGTGCGGGCCACAGGAGCCGACTGACCACGCTGCTGAGTCTGCTCTACACTCTaatgacagagagaaaacaagcaAGAACACATTAAAGCCTAAAAGACCAAGGGCTAGCTCAGCTATATGAAAACTATGTTGGTAAATCTCCAATGTCACAACACTTGGATTACAGCTCTTCAGGAAATTGAATCAGCACATCAAGAAATCTCAAATTTCATGAATGcaactacaaaccggattccaaaaaagttgggacactaaacaaattgtgaataaaaactgaatgcaatgatgtggagatggcaaatgtcaatattttattcgtaatagaacatagatgacagatcaaaagtttaatctgagtaaatgtaacattttaaaggaaaaatatgttgattcaaaatttcacagtgtcaacaaatccctaaaaaagttggaacaagtagcaataagtggcttgaaaaaggaaattgagcatataacgaacagctggaagaccaattaacactaattaggtcaattgacaacttgattgggtataaaaagagtttctcagagtgtcagtgtctctctgaagccaagatggtaagaggatcaccaattccaccattgtggagaaagatagtgcagcgataccacaatggtgttacccagcgtaaaatagcaaagacttttaagttatcatcatcaaccgtgcataacatcatcaaaagtttcagagaatctggaacaattgctgtgcgtaagggtcaaggccgtaaaactctactggatgctcgtgatctccgggcccttaaacttcactgcacctcaaacaggaatgccactgtcaaggaaataacagaatgtgctcaggaatacttccagaaagcattttcagtgaacacaatccaccgtgccatccgccgttgccagctgaaactctacagtgcaaagaggaagccatttctaagcaagctccacaagctcagacgtttgcactgggccaggggtcttttaaaatggagtgtggcaaaatggaagactgttctgtggtcagatgagtcacgatttgaagttctttatggaacactgggacgccatgtcatccggaccagagaggacaaggataacccaagttgttatcaacgctccgttcagaagcctacatcactgatggtatggggttgcatgagtgcttgtggaatgggcagcttgcatgtctggaaaggcaccattaatgcagagaactatgttcaggttctagaacaacatatgctcccatctagacgtcatctctttcagggaagaccctgcatttttcaacaagataatgccagaccacattctgcagcaatcacagcatcatggctacgtaggagaaggatccgggtactgaaatggccagcctgcagtccagatctttcacctatagagaacatttggcgcatcataaagaggaaggtgcgacaaagaaggcccaagacgattgaacagttagaggcctgtattagacatgaatgggagagcattcctatttctaaacttgagaaactgctctcctctgtccccagacgtctgagtgttgtaagaagaaggggggatgccacacagtggtaaaaaatggccttgtcccaacttgggatttgttgacaccatgaaattttgaaacaacatatttttcccttaaaatgatacattctctcagtttaaactgtttatctgtgatttgtgttctattctgaataaaatattagatgttggcacctccacatcattgcattcagtttttattcacaatttgtttagtgtcccaacttttttggaatccggtttgtattatgCAAAATGCATGCACCACAGCAATGCAATTATTATGGTACAATTCATaaaaattttatattaattatttaaatgggaccagtaataaaacacaaatatttaaaaacttacCAAGCTTGTTTGGTTTACAATTGGGGTATTCCCacaatattttacatgtttGATATCATAAATATCATTgcagtccaaagaaaaacacatctcAATTTTTGTCCGTTGGCTTTCCATTTAAAGTTagaaaggttttttttcttttcctaaaAAGTTTCTATTTTGGAAatagatgtttttctttggacagcaacactatttaacatttgaatcaatattaatattatattgtaGAATATTTCAAATAATCATTTCAAGTAAACCGATGACAACTTTCTCATGACAATACATTtagaagggttttttttttttttattgatatgTGCAGTACGGTGGTGAAATAGCgtcactgtcacatagctccagggtcttggggttgtgggttcaaactctGACACCATCTGACACCACCTGAGTCTCCCCGTATTAGTTTGGGCTTCGTCCGAGTGCTccagtttactcccacagtccaaaatcacatacTGCTACCTGGcttggctactcaaaaaaaaagtgtccatagttgtgagtgaatatgttggtgtgtgatgccctgtgatggaatgGTGCACCTTCTAAGGcatgtttctgccttgtgttcGATGATTCAGTGTAGGCAATGGAATCATCTTTGAATGGCCAATCCACCAATCAGTGTGGaatgtggggggtggggggggtgacTTGAGGCAGGGCTCAtacccacaaccccaagaccTTGGAGGTATGTGGCAGCAACACTAACTGCATATGAATTAAAGCAGTAAAAAATATATCAGCGAATTAAACTGAATTACATTCTTCACATTAATTTTAATTCTTCAGTGTTTGATCGTATTCTCAGGGTCTGATGAGTAACCCAATTGATACAGTGCAGTTAAAATGCTATGCAGATAGAAAGATAAATCTTTGGTGTGAAATAAGTCAAATGACATGGTTTTGGGCCTCACCTTTTTAAAGTTCTCTGTAGGCAAGATGCTACTACTGTCATGGTTCATCTTTCTGTTAAATCGCTGTTGTGGATGATGAGGGAAAACTGAGGGATTATCAGATGGTTTGAATGTGGTATCTGGTAAAATGACAACAGTAGAACGTACACAATGCTTAATAGTAgtatttggttttattcactgttgacTTATCATTTTGAGGTTGATatactgtgtgtgaatgtgttgtaaAAAAGGATTTCAGTTTGACTTACATACTACAGACAAAGTTTATTTAAGATAGGACTCACTGGACACGTGTGTGATGGGGTTGTACGATATCTTAGCCATGCTGGGGCTGATGGCTGGACTGCTTCTCTCAATGGCAGGTTGGGGTTTCTCTTGTGTGGGAGCAGGCTTGGCAACAACTGGTTGAGTTACAGGGTGGTCCATCTTGTTATAGACTGATATCTTTTCATCTCCTCTGCCCTTCTCTGACTCTTCCCTTTTACACTCTTTGTCTTTTCCATTGACCTTTTCCATCTTGTCATTCTCGCTTTCTACCCTAATTTTCTCGTCATCTTGCTGGTTTTGATGAGCCCTTCTTTCCGCTTGCCGAGtttctctcttctccagaatcatCTGTTGACAAGAACATTAAGATAACGTGATGAAATCTTATTCTGGAGGCATACAACTGTGAGTGAGTCATATCTTCTACACAGTAGCATTGATAatttattgataataaaatatGCTTCCAGGTATACAGTCCACTTAATTGTGTGAAATAAACTTGGCTAAAATGTTACCCATTATAATCTGACATGACGAAAAAGTTTGATACAGCACACTAATCACATGACTGATTTCACATGAATGGTTAAGAAAGCCCTACTAAGAGtataaaatgcaaacaaatcaGAACATGTAGGACTAACTGTAGTCACTTCACCTCATAGAGTTTGTTTCTGTACTGAGCAACAGAGAGCTGGACATCATCATCCACAGGGAGAATAACATCATAGCCCAGAATAGGTTCTCTGGCTGGATTGTGAAACCTAACGTGGAATAGCAGGAAATGTCATAAGATTCATTAGTGTTTCTCATTTCATGGAACCATCTAATAATAGAACAGGTTTATTGTAACTAGTTAGCACTTAATCAAAGCCATATAATAAAAAGACTTATGGTGTTTAAGCAAAATCTTCAAGATTATATGCAGTGTGGAAACTGTGTGTAGGGAAAAAGATTCCATTTACTTGGCCACATAAGGGTGCTGGAGGGCCTGCTCTGCTGTTAGCCTTTTATCTGGATTGAAGACTAGAAACCGCTGTAGCAGATCAAGAGCATCAGGTGGCACTGATGGCTGTAGTAAGTCACCTAACAAAGCCTGTGGCCTTAAAACacagattgaaaaaaaaaacttcaataATGCCTATGTTAGCTGAGCCACCCAGATATGAGCTACATCATGATGgcttaattttaaaaaagagaaacaataaTAAAGAAACCAACACAGTACAACTACATGACTAATAGAAAACACATGCAACTAGTCACCTGCCACTGAGTCATCACTCAGTTTTATAATTTGCATAAATACCTAAGGAGCATCCTCTGGAAAACCGATGCTCCATACTCTGACCTGATGGCAAGCACAtctgaaataaaaaagagatGTGTAAAGAGATCATGTCATCTGTGTGTACTTGGTTTAGACACTCAGGCATACACGCAAAATGTTTGCTTTTCCAGGAAAACTGGCATTCATCTTATGGTGATTACACAGAGTTTTGTCTTTGCTGATTTATAAGATAActacaaatgtaataaaaacaaaacttctGAGCAAGAGCTCACCCTCTGGTGTAGGGTGTGGAATGGCACTCATGATCTTCTCTATCTGATTGATGGTGGAGGTTCCAGGGAAGAGTGGCTTGCCAAGTAACATCTCCCCCAAAATGCAGCCCACGCTCCACATGTCCACCCCTTTTGTGTACCTTTACAATATGCATCACAACAAATTATTTCCTACACTGATAAGTTAAATTCTCTGGAAAATCTGGTCATATTCATATAGTAGGAAAATGGTAGAAAGATACCCAGTAGACCCAAGAAGAATTTCAGGAGCTCGGTACCACCGTGTTGCAACATATTCTGTAAGAGCAGGGTTCCCAGCATCTTCTTGCATCTGATAGAGGGAGCGTGCCAAGCCAAAGTCACACAATTTGACAAAGCAGTCTGAGTCTAGCAGCATATTGGATGGCTATAGAAAGGAAAATAGGAAGTATGTCATTTTTTGTAACTTGTTTGGAAACCCAGAGTTACATCACTTAAAATACATGCATAAAAACATACCTTCAGGTCTCTGTGGATAACATTTCCTGAGTGTAGATATTTGGTGGCTTTGAGAAGCTGGTACATTATATAGCGTTTATGAATGTCCTTCAAGAGACTGCCTTTTTTTATTACTGCATGCAGGTCAGTATCTGGAAATATAAAAATTCTTAAACCATAGTCTCACTTAGTTGATAACTATCCATGTCCAAATGAAGTTCTAAAAAATTCCATAAAGTACAAGGTTAAAAGAATTCAAAGGCATAGAATATTAAAGGCATTAAATgaatgagggcggcacggtggtgcagcaggtagtggcgcagtcacacaactccagggacctggaggttgtgggtttgagtcccgctctgggtgactgtgtgtgaaaggtttggtgtgttctccccgtgtcacccgcatgggtttgctccggtttcctcccacagtccaaaaatacacattggtaggtggattggcaactcaaaagtgtccgtgtgtgtgttgcgctgtgaaagactggtgccccctccagggtgtattcccaccttgtgcccaatgattccaggtaggctctggacccaccgtgaccctgaactggataagcggttacagataatgaatgactgaattaattaaaccattttaaaaCCATTTGATAATTGGTAAATGTACATAGTCCTGTTCCAGATTACAGGTTTGAAATAATGGTCGAAAATCTTAAAAGttggaaaaaaagagaacaaataacaaaactacatttaaattaatatggTGCACTCACATATGGCGATATGCTGAATATATCTCAGATTTCTATACTGATAGCAAATTAAATTGAGTGTACAGAAAACTATTTTCCAGCAATTCCCAACTTATGAACTGTATAGCTAAACACATACAGTGCATACCATCTATACCCTCTTCAGCTGTAGACTGACCCAATTTTCAGTGAAAACCATCTAAAATCTTTGACACACAGACATCATCAAGGTGCTTGTAATGTTTTGCATTTGTCTACATCCTCCACTGCATTGTGTGGCAAACAATTAGCCATTTTTTCTTTATGTGGAAAACTGTGACACAtctaaacattattattatgcagggttagggttaggttattACATAACCACCACACTACTTCTCATATCAATTTAGAGCAGCCTTGTAATAATAATGCCATAAAAGGAAAGAGCCAAAAAGCTAGAGAAGAAACCAGCTGCAATCAAAAAGAGAAGGTAGCAGTAACAAAGCCTTACCCATGTACTCAAAGACCAAGTAAATGTCTTTGTCATTCTGGGCTCGGATAACATTCAGCAGTTTGATTATATTTGTATGATTCCCAAACTCCTAAAGTAAAACAAACAGGCCAAATTTAAAAGTCGTGACAGTGAAATAttgaataaaactgaagatAATGATTCAGAGGGCAGTATCAGTAATTTTGTTCAAAACGAAAagaacaataacaacacacagaaCAAAAAGATTGAATCTCATATGAATCAAATCGAAAGTAAAGGTGCTGTAATGACATGGATACATCAATAACATTTCCTGGAGATGGGAAACCATCTAGAGTTTACAATAAATCATGCAGCCACATTAAGAATATCAATAACTATCAGTGGATTGATGAAataaagagcagtgtgtgtgagtcctTACCTGAAGAAACATGATTTCTCTGAATGTTCTCTGAACAAAAATGCAAAATTATCAATCAGTAACTGGGAAATGTAAATGCATCAACACTGCATATTGTTGTAGGATTACTGTAACTTTCTCTTACTTGAGCATCGGTTCGATTTCTGAAAgcatcaaatatttttttcacagcCACCGTCTCTCCTGTTTTTCTATCCACTGCCTTCCACACAATTCCATAAGCCTGTTATGAAAGAAATATAATTAATGATAGATTATTGTAAAGATGTCAGAAACTACaaccatgtaataaaaaaagagattaTTCAAATTAAAACTCATATCAATACTTCcattaatttttttcatttaaatctgCTCTACATGACATTTGTTTCCATACATCATAAGCCGAAGcttaaaaacaaaagcatttGCTCTACAAACTACAAAATCTTAAAGGCACATCATTCTTTGTTTTTATAGTCTTGTCCTTCAGGCCCTAAGTGAGGTTCCTGTCTAATTTACAGCTACTGCTCACTATGaaatctgtgtttgttttcataacaGTGTCTTTATCACATGACCATTCAAAGCACAGCATGGAAAGTACCTAAGAAGAAAATGCCTCTATTAAGAGGCCTGATATGAATTCTTCTTATTACTGTTTCATTTCTAGATATAGTCCAGCCAGTGCTCCCAATAACTCTTGTCCTTTACACTGTGGAATCACATGAAAGAGGAGCCATGGCTCCTCCTGGTCCCTAAGGTACTGTCACATGCTGATCTATGCACAGCACTTGTCAGCAGGCTTGCCACCTGACAGCACACAAATCATGTAATGTGAATCAGAAGAAATTGAAAGATACCACAATGCTgatatatatctatatctatctatctatctatatatatatatatatatatatatatatatatatatatatatttgtactgGTGTAAATGTTTCACATGAAACTTCTTTGTACTGCTTAACAACCAACCCTATGggtttttaaattatgttattatggtttaataatatattatggTTAATAATGGGGtcaaaaataaattgaattaaTAACAAGGTATGCTATTAATGATGATGAAAAAGACTATCTGAACCTGAGAGAGGGTCCATTTGATCAGCTGCACTCACCACATAGGTGCACTATTTTTGGctatacaattacagacaggaGTCCATCTGTCATTTTAGCCCAATATTACCCTGTTTTTCAATTATCTGGAACCCCAAGACCACCAAAGAGCATTCTCAGCAATGCAGTGACCCTGACAcggttgt encodes:
- the mapk15 gene encoding mitogen-activated protein kinase 15 isoform X2, with protein sequence MNLTELEEHITLKYDIKRRLGKGAYGIVWKAVDRKTGETVAVKKIFDAFRNRTDAQRTFREIMFLQEFGNHTNIIKLLNVIRAQNDKDIYLVFEYMDTDLHAVIKKGSLLKDIHKRYIMYQLLKATKYLHSGNVIHRDLKPSNMLLDSDCFVKLCDFGLARSLYQMQEDAGNPALTEYVATRWYRAPEILLGSTGYTKGVDMWSVGCILGEMLLGKPLFPGTSTINQIEKIMSAIPHPTPEDVLAIRSEYGASVFQRMLLRPQALLGDLLQPSVPPDALDLLQRFLVFNPDKRLTAEQALQHPYVAKFHNPAREPILGYDVILPVDDDVQLSVAQYRNKLYEMILEKRETRQAERRAHQNQQDDEKIRVESENDKMEKVNGKDKECKREESEKGRGDEKISVYNKMDHPVTQPVVAKPAPTQEKPQPAIERSSPAISPSMAKISYNPITHVSNTTFKPSDNPSVFPHHPQQRFNRKMNHDSSSILPTENFKKSVEQTQQRGQSAPVARTRSFSLTLSQPQNNSLLRKEEPILSPGLCVTSARLNYLTI
- the mapk15 gene encoding mitogen-activated protein kinase 15 isoform X1, coding for MNLTELEEHITLKYDIKRRLGKGAYGIVWKAVDRKTGETVAVKKIFDAFRNRTDAQRTFREIMFLQEFGNHTNIIKLLNVIRAQNDKDIYLVFEYMDTDLHAVIKKGSLLKDIHKRYIMYQLLKATKYLHSGNVIHRDLKPSNMLLDSDCFVKLCDFGLARSLYQMQEDAGNPALTEYVATRWYRAPEILLGSTGYTKGVDMWSVGCILGEMLLGKPLFPGTSTINQIEKIMSAIPHPTPEDVLAIRSEYGASVFQRMLLRPQALLGDLLQPSVPPDALDLLQRFLVFNPDKRLTAEQALQHPYVAKFHNPAREPILGYDVILPVDDDVQLSVAQYRNKLYEMILEKRETRQAERRAHQNQQDDEKIRVESENDKMEKVNGKDKECKREESEKGRGDEKISVYNKMDHPVTQPVVAKPAPTQEKPQPAIERSSPAISPSMAKISYNPITHVSNTTFKPSDNPSVFPHHPQQRFNRKMNHDSSSILPTENFKKSVEQTQQRGQSAPVARTRSFSLTLSQPQNNSLLRKEEPILSPGLCVTSARLNQRSLSQTRDAKPPARFSKKVFHSNCNVSAAGDPRAKLGSYSQAYGTINKTELDNLLKSCQHT